The following coding sequences lie in one Schistosoma mansoni strain Puerto Rico chromosome 3, complete genome genomic window:
- a CDS encoding putative translocase of inner mitochondrial membrane, with protein sequence MSFYLILPTWALKSPATTTMSERLAF encoded by the exons atgtctttctatttgatt ctgcctacctgggcattaaagtcacccgctacgactactatgtctgagcgcttagctttctga